From Paenibacillus polymyxa, the proteins below share one genomic window:
- a CDS encoding acyl carrier protein, with the protein MKTDVYHVVPLLEKVLKLAPGELEQLTPDQDLRTLGLNSLSAVELIVELENELDITMEDDDLVLEHLSTLQGIERLLGKYA; encoded by the coding sequence ATGAAAACAGACGTATACCATGTAGTACCTTTACTGGAAAAGGTTTTGAAGCTGGCTCCCGGCGAGCTGGAACAGCTCACTCCGGATCAGGATCTGCGAACCTTGGGGCTGAATTCCTTATCTGCTGTTGAATTAATTGTTGAATTAGAAAATGAGCTTGATATTACGATGGAGGACGACGATTTGGTGCTGGAGCATCTGTCTACATTGCAAGGCATTGAGCGTCTGCTGGGCAAATATGCATAA